The following proteins come from a genomic window of Gallalistipes aquisgranensis:
- a CDS encoding rhamnogalacturonan lyase family protein: MNLLKTLVLAAVASCSLAGDRAQEKPFAEGGFVLIPETEIRHEGKPARTDAFEILDHPVTNAEYRLFVEATGHRAPLHWKEGKIPAGREEYPVIFVNRYDADAYTEWLTRTTGRVYRIPTTVEFRVAAQGGPKYRKYFWGDKAPSSTSAETVNYNRDGKRVFNEWDKYLKPARWGAKNPRGLYQMAGNVWQFALLNDDQCTTNFKYRIYCQSDIERSIMGGGWCSPAEFLTCGSVFAQSPGLCYPDLGIRLVREPEGKRWSIRERGVAACADGDRSIALSWALLPDDSRTTAFNIYRQSGKRRMHSGFRINDRPVRTTSFADTTCTPGERYQYRIVPVLADGTEGNPSEWVGADAGSALQHVVAVFKPYSPVKTGMTPVFGDLEGNGRTGCVIRLDNGNKENSQDPGIPVQLEAFSYTGKSLWRKNIADHDHVFGSECNAPFNVWDMDGDGRDEVITLLQIGEQNYVAILDGLTGKVLRKSPWDPMETDMARSSTRIQMSIACLDGKNPAVITQTGIYENEVISAYDAGLNRLWTFKSLMETSGSGGHKVEVIDVDGDGRQEIFYGTTCLNHDGTVRWSIYKSHPDLISIRDYIPSRPGLEVCYAVETSSHAGLYMVDASTGEILWAHNRENDPAWRHAHINWTADIWDGSEGIECVSNRNGHKDHHMMLYSAEGKLLMDGFPYGYTPVKWSGEKVCDLLHGNGDRIGRFDGREIVPLAGERPNPIKNSSLIMTADLWGDYREELVVSGTDTDGRRAVFVITATRPIDRMYVTPRSSTDYRLWLARNKGGGYGSVYDYPLELPKNK, translated from the coding sequence ATGAACCTGCTGAAAACCCTTGTCCTGGCCGCCGTCGCCTCCTGCTCTCTGGCAGGAGACAGGGCCCAGGAAAAACCGTTCGCCGAAGGCGGCTTCGTCCTCATCCCCGAAACGGAGATCCGGCACGAAGGCAAACCCGCCCGCACGGACGCATTCGAAATCCTCGACCATCCCGTCACCAATGCGGAATACAGGCTCTTCGTGGAAGCCACGGGCCATCGGGCACCCCTGCACTGGAAGGAGGGAAAGATTCCCGCCGGGCGGGAGGAATACCCCGTCATCTTCGTCAACCGCTACGACGCGGATGCCTACACGGAGTGGCTGACCCGCACCACGGGACGAGTCTACCGTATCCCGACCACCGTGGAGTTCAGGGTCGCAGCCCAGGGAGGTCCGAAATACCGGAAATATTTCTGGGGAGACAAGGCTCCGTCGTCCACCTCTGCGGAGACGGTAAACTATAACCGCGACGGCAAACGCGTCTTCAACGAATGGGACAAATACCTCAAACCGGCCCGCTGGGGGGCGAAAAACCCGAGAGGACTCTATCAGATGGCCGGCAACGTATGGCAGTTCGCCCTGCTGAACGACGACCAGTGCACCACCAACTTCAAATACCGGATCTACTGCCAGAGCGATATCGAACGTTCGATCATGGGCGGAGGCTGGTGTTCGCCGGCCGAATTCCTGACCTGCGGATCGGTATTCGCCCAGTCGCCCGGACTCTGCTATCCCGACCTGGGTATCCGGCTGGTACGCGAACCGGAAGGGAAACGGTGGAGTATCCGTGAGCGCGGAGTGGCTGCCTGTGCGGACGGCGACCGTTCGATCGCCCTGAGCTGGGCCCTGCTCCCGGACGATTCCCGCACTACGGCCTTCAACATCTACCGGCAATCCGGCAAACGGAGAATGCACAGCGGATTCCGGATCAACGACCGGCCCGTCCGTACCACCTCTTTCGCGGACACGACCTGCACCCCGGGCGAACGGTACCAGTACCGGATCGTCCCCGTCCTCGCCGACGGCACGGAAGGGAATCCTTCGGAGTGGGTGGGAGCGGACGCGGGGAGTGCCCTGCAACACGTGGTGGCCGTGTTCAAACCCTATTCACCCGTCAAAACGGGCATGACACCGGTTTTCGGCGACCTGGAAGGCAACGGCCGCACGGGCTGCGTGATCCGGCTGGACAACGGCAACAAGGAGAATTCGCAGGACCCCGGAATCCCCGTCCAGCTCGAAGCCTTCTCCTATACGGGCAAATCGCTCTGGCGCAAAAACATCGCCGACCACGACCATGTCTTCGGCAGCGAATGCAACGCCCCCTTCAACGTATGGGACATGGACGGGGACGGACGCGACGAGGTCATCACCCTGCTTCAGATCGGCGAGCAAAACTATGTAGCCATCCTCGACGGACTGACCGGCAAAGTGCTCCGCAAATCGCCCTGGGACCCGATGGAGACCGACATGGCGCGCTCCTCGACCCGCATTCAGATGAGCATAGCCTGCCTGGACGGGAAAAACCCGGCCGTCATCACTCAGACCGGCATCTATGAAAACGAAGTGATTTCGGCCTACGACGCCGGTCTGAACCGGCTGTGGACCTTCAAAAGCCTGATGGAAACCAGCGGCTCCGGCGGCCACAAGGTGGAAGTGATCGACGTGGACGGAGACGGCCGGCAGGAGATTTTCTACGGCACCACCTGCCTGAACCACGACGGCACGGTCCGCTGGTCGATCTACAAAAGCCACCCTGACCTGATTTCGATCCGCGACTATATCCCCTCCCGGCCGGGACTCGAAGTCTGCTATGCTGTGGAGACCTCTTCCCACGCCGGGCTGTACATGGTGGACGCCTCTACGGGCGAAATCCTCTGGGCGCACAACAGGGAGAACGACCCCGCCTGGCGGCACGCCCACATCAACTGGACGGCAGACATCTGGGACGGATCGGAGGGTATCGAATGCGTCTCCAACCGCAACGGCCACAAGGATCACCACATGATGCTCTACTCCGCGGAAGGCAAACTGCTGATGGACGGATTCCCCTACGGTTACACTCCCGTCAAATGGAGCGGTGAGAAAGTGTGCGACCTGCTCCACGGAAACGGCGACCGAATCGGCCGGTTCGACGGCCGGGAAATCGTGCCGCTGGCAGGCGAACGCCCCAATCCGATAAAAAACAGTTCGCTCATCATGACGGCCGACCTGTGGGGCGATTACCGGGAAGAGCTCGTCGTATCGGGCACCGATACCGACGGACGACGGGCCGTATTCGTCATCACGGCGACCCGGCCGATCGACAGGATGTACGTCACCCCGCGGTCGAGTACGGACTACCGTCTCTGGCTCGCCCGCAACAAGGGCGGCGGTTACGGTTCGGTGTACGACTACCCTCTGGAACTTCCCAAAAACAAATGA
- a CDS encoding RagB/SusD family nutrient uptake outer membrane protein codes for MKTIALKRTFMVALSAGSLLMSSCSDFLDIAPDSIYASDNLYQTTDQAERTLLGVYSTLCSSNLYGRNITMYYDLDTDLGMIRYASGDPADDGERRSTAHYLFTSTTKNLSNTWNTLYTGVERANILIESIPQMAQYNNGTEEEKFLLRQYLGEGLTLRALFYFDLIRLWGDVPYKTKSSVSGDNFDLPRTSRDTIYKHIINDLQTAIDMVPWANDTRYGNTYHERISKGAVKGFLARICLYAAGYSLRWDLENPTPASRRMARINDENRIRELYTIARDQCHEIMMSGVHKLTPSYEDIWVKYIGGYLMNNTERENIFELGFFSTLSTANEAGYYGTYIGPESKADPCPATGQCSGGVFVTPALQLAFTPGDTRRDITCAYMKHTKESEIKGAFRDISNTYAGKWRNIWGKNESGSCSNFNFPMLRYADVLLMFAEADSYLANGPTSEAIAALKEVRKRAFPETTTSSTEKTKADIDAETYSDYDFAGFLDVIIEERGYELAFEGFRKTDLIRWNKLKERLEWAAGEHEALDQYMENGGTSPYMGQIPHRRGTILNKNMYYRENSKSVIYETKTAEETPVVGENETPWKSRGFLKAPGGVHSNTGNFMHYARGFQENYSELFPIPKAVLDVTTALTQIPGYE; via the coding sequence ATGAAAACCATAGCGCTGAAAAGAACTTTCATGGTCGCCCTGTCGGCAGGCAGCCTGCTGATGAGTTCCTGTTCGGATTTCCTCGACATAGCCCCCGACTCGATCTACGCATCCGACAACCTCTACCAGACCACGGACCAGGCGGAACGCACGCTGCTGGGCGTCTATTCCACCCTGTGCAGCTCGAACCTCTACGGCCGTAACATCACCATGTATTACGACCTGGACACCGATCTGGGCATGATCCGTTACGCGAGCGGAGACCCCGCGGACGACGGCGAACGCCGCAGCACGGCCCACTACCTCTTCACGTCCACGACCAAGAACCTTTCCAATACGTGGAACACGCTCTACACCGGCGTGGAACGTGCGAACATCCTGATCGAGTCGATTCCCCAGATGGCCCAGTACAACAACGGAACCGAAGAGGAGAAATTCCTGCTCCGCCAGTACCTCGGGGAGGGACTCACCCTCCGGGCGCTCTTCTATTTCGACCTGATCCGTCTGTGGGGCGACGTACCCTACAAAACCAAATCGTCCGTATCGGGCGACAACTTCGATCTGCCGCGCACTTCACGCGACACCATTTACAAGCACATCATCAACGATCTGCAGACGGCGATCGACATGGTACCCTGGGCCAACGACACCCGGTACGGCAACACCTACCACGAACGCATCTCCAAAGGCGCCGTGAAAGGATTCCTCGCCCGCATCTGCCTCTATGCCGCCGGCTATTCGCTCCGCTGGGACCTGGAAAACCCGACTCCCGCATCGCGCCGGATGGCCCGCATCAACGACGAGAACCGGATTCGGGAACTGTACACCATCGCCCGCGACCAGTGCCATGAGATCATGATGTCCGGCGTCCACAAGCTGACGCCCAGTTACGAGGATATTTGGGTCAAATACATCGGCGGTTACCTCATGAACAATACCGAACGCGAAAACATCTTCGAACTGGGATTCTTCTCGACGCTGAGCACCGCGAATGAAGCCGGCTACTACGGCACCTACATCGGTCCCGAATCGAAAGCTGATCCGTGTCCCGCCACGGGACAGTGCTCCGGAGGCGTTTTCGTAACCCCGGCCCTTCAGCTCGCATTCACCCCGGGCGACACCCGGCGCGACATCACCTGCGCCTACATGAAACACACGAAAGAGTCGGAAATCAAAGGCGCGTTCCGCGACATCTCCAACACCTATGCCGGAAAATGGCGGAACATCTGGGGAAAAAACGAATCGGGCAGCTGCTCCAACTTCAACTTCCCCATGCTCCGATATGCCGACGTGCTGCTCATGTTCGCCGAAGCGGACAGCTACCTGGCCAACGGACCGACTTCGGAAGCCATCGCAGCCTTGAAAGAAGTACGCAAACGCGCCTTCCCCGAGACCACCACATCTTCTACGGAAAAGACGAAAGCCGACATCGATGCCGAAACATATTCTGATTATGATTTTGCAGGATTCCTCGACGTAATCATCGAAGAGCGCGGTTACGAACTGGCTTTCGAGGGATTCCGCAAGACGGACCTCATCCGCTGGAACAAGCTCAAGGAGCGGCTGGAATGGGCGGCCGGCGAACACGAGGCGCTCGACCAATACATGGAAAACGGCGGGACGAGTCCTTACATGGGACAGATTCCCCACCGGCGAGGAACGATCCTCAACAAGAACATGTACTATCGTGAAAACAGCAAGAGCGTAATCTACGAAACGAAGACCGCGGAAGAGACCCCGGTCGTCGGCGAGAATGAGACCCCGTGGAAATCCAGAGGATTCCTGAAAGCCCCCGGAGGCGTTCACAGCAACACCGGCAACTTCATGCACTACGCCCGCGGATTCCAAGAGAACTATTCGGAACTCTTCCCGATTCCGAAAGCCGTGCTCGACGTAACGACGGCCCTCACCCAGATCCCGGGATACGAATAG
- a CDS encoding right-handed parallel beta-helix repeat-containing protein, with protein sequence MKLIFKNIFLALGLLLCAGTGFAKPAGMELRNTFSSCSVYIGADTESQCDLRFRQKGTGEWKEAYPPVYDTIWKEFRGSIVLLDEDTPYEVKATLTRDGKTIGEYTGEFRTWTSNPTVAKTVKLSSLFGKKKNRGIAVDGLKGTADGWIRIVGDEELDAGNKTDYAIRFTNCEYVILEGATIKGGLKCGIDITETVSDLRIINCDISHWGRVPVSQNKDGQYLDREGNRINNDGGIRLERGRNVVVERCYIHDPNGLTNPWHGTIHLGPLTGQKYRQRHPVGPCGIFVVENGGNFVVRYNDIVGSQAHRYNDAIEGWKNGFVEGGFKEDADVYGNMLGYGQDDGIELDGGQCNVRLYNNRFEQTYCGMSLAPNKKGPSYIFGNVVWNLGSSTGSASAAVKNGGGFEHTLGRQFLFNNTMYVFGNGMRGVGYGRKPNDSRERFIATTRNNMFISVRKPEGSGKDSKGQSITDHYEIPENDFDYDMVGNTRTPDKKGFMKARPGSETHGVFACPEFTSAFHGVFTLKANDPGIDKGTVIPNFRETFNGKAPDMGALEYGASSLIPIRPIDIESDYYYVRLEEGKTKTVKIAVGDIGKETGFTIRKAEDMEWLTVTPSATTLKPNSTLTLKISVKPSEERLVGMFFVRLDNGFSVPISTELKK encoded by the coding sequence ATGAAACTGATTTTCAAAAACATCTTCCTCGCGCTCGGACTTCTGCTGTGTGCGGGAACCGGCTTTGCGAAACCGGCCGGAATGGAATTGAGGAACACGTTTTCCTCGTGCAGCGTGTATATCGGAGCGGATACGGAATCGCAATGCGACCTGCGTTTCCGCCAGAAGGGAACCGGCGAGTGGAAAGAGGCCTATCCCCCCGTTTACGACACGATCTGGAAGGAATTCCGGGGCAGTATCGTCCTGCTGGACGAGGACACTCCCTACGAAGTGAAAGCCACCCTGACCCGCGACGGGAAAACGATCGGCGAATACACGGGCGAATTCCGCACCTGGACCTCGAACCCGACCGTTGCGAAAACCGTCAAGCTGAGCTCCCTGTTCGGCAAAAAGAAGAACCGCGGCATCGCCGTCGACGGACTGAAGGGAACGGCCGACGGCTGGATCCGGATCGTGGGCGACGAGGAACTCGATGCCGGCAACAAAACGGATTACGCGATCCGCTTCACGAACTGCGAGTACGTCATCCTGGAAGGCGCGACGATCAAGGGCGGTCTCAAATGCGGGATCGACATCACCGAAACGGTCTCCGACCTGCGCATCATCAACTGCGACATCTCCCATTGGGGCCGGGTACCCGTCAGCCAGAACAAGGACGGTCAGTACCTCGACCGGGAGGGCAATAGGATCAACAACGACGGCGGTATCCGCCTGGAACGCGGCCGGAACGTGGTCGTGGAACGCTGCTACATCCACGACCCGAACGGCCTGACCAATCCCTGGCACGGCACGATCCACCTGGGCCCCCTGACCGGCCAGAAATACAGGCAGCGCCATCCGGTAGGCCCGTGCGGCATCTTCGTCGTGGAGAACGGCGGTAATTTCGTCGTCCGCTACAACGACATCGTGGGCAGCCAAGCCCACCGTTACAACGACGCCATCGAGGGCTGGAAGAACGGCTTCGTGGAGGGCGGCTTCAAGGAGGATGCCGACGTTTACGGCAACATGCTCGGCTACGGACAGGACGACGGCATCGAACTCGACGGAGGACAGTGCAACGTTCGCCTCTACAACAACCGTTTCGAACAGACCTACTGCGGCATGAGCCTGGCCCCGAACAAGAAAGGTCCCTCCTACATCTTCGGCAACGTGGTCTGGAACCTGGGCAGTTCGACCGGCTCGGCCAGTGCGGCCGTGAAGAACGGCGGCGGCTTCGAACACACCCTCGGACGCCAGTTCCTTTTCAACAACACGATGTACGTCTTCGGCAACGGCATGCGGGGCGTGGGTTACGGCCGCAAACCGAACGACAGCCGCGAACGGTTCATCGCCACCACCCGCAACAACATGTTCATCTCCGTCCGCAAACCCGAAGGTTCCGGCAAGGACTCCAAAGGCCAGTCCATCACCGACCATTACGAAATTCCCGAAAACGATTTCGACTACGACATGGTCGGCAATACCCGCACGCCGGACAAGAAAGGCTTCATGAAAGCCCGGCCGGGTTCGGAGACCCACGGCGTATTCGCCTGCCCCGAATTCACGAGCGCTTTCCACGGCGTATTCACCCTGAAGGCGAACGACCCGGGAATAGACAAGGGAACGGTGATCCCCAACTTCCGCGAAACCTTCAACGGGAAAGCCCCCGACATGGGCGCCCTCGAATACGGGGCCTCGAGCCTGATCCCGATCCGTCCGATCGACATCGAATCCGATTACTACTATGTCCGCCTGGAAGAGGGAAAGACCAAAACCGTGAAAATCGCCGTCGGCGACATCGGCAAGGAGACCGGCTTCACGATCCGCAAGGCCGAGGACATGGAGTGGCTGACCGTGACCCCTTCGGCCACCACGCTGAAACCCAACTCCACGCTGACACTCAAAATCTCCGTGAAACCGTCCGAAGAGAGGCTCGTGGGCATGTTCTTCGTCCGGCTCGACAACGGATTCTCGGTTCCGATCTCCACCGAACTCAAAAAATAA
- a CDS encoding SusC/RagA family TonB-linked outer membrane protein — MKNFNFRLFVILLCTVSLNTAFAQQIAVRGRIVDDGGSPLAGVAVVVKGTNKGTVSNDKGEYNIKVNSERDTLTFNFIGYTPQEKVVGKNRIINIKMADSSLEMEEVVVVGYGVMKRRDLTGSVASIQASDIAKVPVSSAAEAITGKLAGVQVTTTEGEPGAEIKIRVRGGGSITQDNAPLYIVDGFPSDLGLDGVDPNDIESIDVLKDASSTSIYGARGANGVVIVTTKGGKEGKFSVSYNGYVGFQKLSKTLPVLNSLEYAKQQWERGARSKMESGDMTENIGAWGAYEDMNANYIDRPGADWQDEVFGRTALVQSHNVAINGGTKATKYTFSFSRSDEEGILMNSDFERNSFKFKFDTKANDRVTFSANGSYMDRKTLGNGTSEATNSSAYSPLINIITYAPFGSSSLDEFMEEEFDEDSNETSALNPRYMTSSIQKERLVRSLQFNGAISYKLHKNLTLRVSGGYNRTWDDTNMFYTAISDYARRNGGPSGSMYEQDKDKWNTSNTLTYTKKFGRDHDLTVMIGQEANKLHYFSKTLTANGFPNEDKKFSDLKPATTKQLESNEYSEALLSFFGRANYTYKGRYIFSASLRRDGSSKFAKKNRWGTFPAASVGWRISDENFFRPLQKVVSSLKLRYSYGQAGNNRINNFLYSTNYSSIYYGQDNMATLGLVPASLANPDLKWETTITSNVGLDFGFLNNRISGSIEYYNNKTKDLLLNANISPMAGYSTQMKNIGSTRNRGFEVVLSAVIMNKKDFSWTANFNISANRNKVLKLNGQEDFMKASSSWGNVSSDFIVQVGQPLGQILGYISDGMYTANDFVDAVFDPSSSQYGKFVPDNLKPGIPYNSSQAKDTNLLGIPKIKRIGSAADSKTTTPDLDQTVIGNTSPKHFGGFNTTFQYKGIDLSIFLNWVYGHDVYNATLLRGVTQMYSRKNIIKQEGQRYTVVDPQTGVPVVNRDRLNEINANSTLYASGTKAEYLVNDYVEDGSFLRLNNVTIGYTFPTPWLKKIHIQKLRIYATGYNLATITGYSGYDPEVDTRRKTPLTPGVDYSAYPRSRKFIFGINVTF, encoded by the coding sequence ATGAAAAATTTCAACTTCAGGTTATTTGTGATTTTGCTGTGCACCGTGTCCCTAAACACGGCCTTCGCCCAGCAGATCGCCGTCCGCGGACGTATCGTCGACGACGGGGGCTCTCCCCTGGCAGGTGTCGCCGTCGTAGTCAAAGGCACCAATAAAGGTACCGTATCCAACGATAAGGGAGAATACAACATCAAGGTAAACTCCGAAAGGGATACGCTTACGTTCAACTTCATCGGTTACACCCCCCAGGAAAAAGTGGTGGGAAAAAACCGCATCATCAACATCAAGATGGCCGATTCGAGCCTCGAAATGGAAGAGGTGGTCGTCGTGGGTTACGGTGTCATGAAACGCCGCGACCTGACCGGTTCGGTCGCGTCGATCCAGGCATCGGATATCGCCAAGGTTCCGGTCAGCAGCGCCGCGGAGGCCATCACCGGTAAACTGGCCGGCGTGCAGGTGACCACCACGGAAGGCGAGCCCGGCGCCGAAATCAAGATCCGTGTCCGGGGCGGCGGCTCCATCACGCAGGACAACGCGCCTCTTTATATCGTGGACGGTTTCCCCTCGGACCTCGGACTGGACGGCGTGGACCCGAACGACATCGAGTCGATCGACGTGTTGAAGGATGCCTCCTCCACCTCCATCTACGGTGCCCGCGGTGCCAACGGTGTGGTGATCGTGACGACCAAAGGCGGCAAGGAGGGCAAATTCAGCGTATCCTACAACGGATACGTGGGATTCCAGAAACTCTCCAAGACCCTGCCCGTGCTCAACTCGCTGGAGTATGCGAAACAGCAGTGGGAGCGGGGAGCCCGCAGCAAGATGGAGAGCGGCGACATGACCGAAAACATCGGCGCATGGGGTGCCTACGAGGATATGAACGCCAACTACATCGACCGGCCCGGTGCCGACTGGCAGGACGAGGTGTTCGGCCGTACGGCGCTCGTTCAGTCGCACAACGTCGCCATCAACGGCGGAACGAAAGCCACCAAGTACACGTTCAGCTTCAGCCGCAGCGACGAAGAAGGTATTCTGATGAACAGCGACTTCGAGCGGAACTCGTTCAAGTTCAAGTTCGACACCAAGGCCAACGACCGGGTGACCTTCAGCGCGAACGGAAGCTACATGGACCGGAAGACGCTGGGCAACGGAACCTCGGAAGCCACCAACTCCTCGGCCTACAGCCCCCTGATCAACATCATCACCTATGCTCCTTTCGGCAGCAGCTCTCTGGACGAATTCATGGAAGAGGAGTTCGACGAGGACTCGAACGAGACTTCGGCCCTGAATCCCAGATACATGACTTCTTCCATTCAGAAAGAGAGGTTGGTGCGTTCGCTCCAGTTCAACGGAGCCATAAGCTACAAACTCCACAAAAACCTGACCCTGCGCGTATCGGGCGGGTACAACCGCACCTGGGACGACACGAACATGTTCTATACGGCCATTTCCGACTATGCCCGCCGCAACGGAGGTCCGAGCGGTTCGATGTACGAGCAGGACAAGGATAAATGGAACACCTCGAACACGCTGACCTATACGAAAAAATTCGGCCGGGATCACGACCTCACCGTCATGATCGGCCAGGAGGCCAACAAGCTCCACTATTTCTCGAAAACACTGACCGCAAACGGATTTCCGAACGAAGACAAAAAATTCTCAGACCTGAAACCGGCAACGACGAAACAGCTCGAATCCAACGAATATTCCGAAGCCCTCCTTTCGTTCTTCGGCCGGGCGAACTACACGTATAAAGGGAGATACATTTTCTCCGCGTCGCTCCGCCGGGACGGCTCCTCCAAATTCGCCAAGAAAAACCGCTGGGGTACCTTCCCCGCAGCTTCCGTGGGATGGCGCATCAGCGACGAAAACTTCTTCCGCCCCCTGCAGAAGGTAGTCAGCAGCCTGAAACTGCGTTACAGTTACGGACAGGCCGGTAACAACCGCATCAACAACTTCCTGTACAGTACGAACTACAGCTCCATCTATTACGGACAGGACAACATGGCGACGCTCGGTCTGGTTCCCGCTTCGCTGGCCAACCCCGATCTGAAATGGGAAACCACCATCACCTCGAACGTCGGTCTGGATTTCGGTTTCCTGAACAACCGTATTTCGGGTTCGATCGAGTACTATAACAACAAGACCAAAGACCTGCTGCTGAATGCCAACATCAGCCCCATGGCCGGTTACTCCACCCAGATGAAAAACATCGGAAGCACCCGCAACCGCGGTTTCGAAGTGGTGTTGAGCGCCGTCATCATGAACAAGAAGGACTTCTCGTGGACGGCCAACTTCAACATTTCGGCCAACCGCAACAAAGTGCTCAAACTGAACGGACAGGAGGACTTCATGAAGGCCTCTTCGAGCTGGGGCAACGTGTCCAGCGACTTCATCGTACAGGTGGGACAGCCCCTCGGCCAGATTCTGGGCTATATCAGCGACGGCATGTACACGGCCAACGATTTCGTCGATGCGGTGTTCGATCCCTCCAGCAGCCAGTACGGGAAGTTCGTTCCGGACAACCTGAAACCGGGTATTCCCTACAACAGCAGCCAGGCCAAGGACACCAACCTGTTGGGTATCCCCAAAATCAAACGGATCGGAAGCGCCGCGGATTCGAAAACGACGACGCCCGACCTGGACCAGACCGTGATCGGAAACACGAGCCCGAAACATTTCGGCGGTTTCAACACCACGTTCCAATACAAGGGTATCGACCTGAGCATCTTCCTCAACTGGGTGTACGGACACGACGTATACAACGCCACCCTGCTGCGCGGCGTGACCCAGATGTACAGCCGGAAAAACATCATCAAACAGGAGGGGCAGCGCTATACGGTGGTGGATCCCCAGACGGGAGTGCCTGTGGTCAACCGCGACCGGCTCAACGAGATCAACGCCAACTCCACGCTGTATGCGAGCGGAACGAAAGCCGAATACCTGGTCAACGATTACGTGGAAGACGGATCGTTCCTGCGCCTGAACAACGTGACGATCGGTTATACGTTCCCGACTCCGTGGCTGAAGAAAATCCACATACAGAAGCTGAGAATCTACGCGACGGGCTACAACCTGGCCACCATCACCGGATATTCGGGCTACGACCCCGAAGTGGACACGCGCCGCAAGACGCCGCTGACTCCCGGTGTGGACTACTCGGCCTATCCCCGGAGCCGCAAGTTCATTTTCGGCATCAACGTAACTTTCTAA